A portion of the Bradysia coprophila strain Holo2 unplaced genomic scaffold, BU_Bcop_v1 contig_297, whole genome shotgun sequence genome contains these proteins:
- the LOC119079081 gene encoding zinc finger protein 354A-like yields the protein MSRKIFLNRTRAKINSDSLEEEVQQKFIVQDDEVFINRLTELNALWSDLLEQKKSISKLREQLQCSVGNQLGLDATLDAIEQQLQQEFDKVYATLKPKFSKNVEIGLAAADNTTAVSGSPHKRARQCDDERSDEEILKVSSDNEQKHELPVGLPRASEHAMQLHSSPPKKQVRLDRKGKNSASESNGSESDVHIIEVNQPNNSKESTAKVALECQLAEETFPQLANFMKQSGDTLERRKRQPLFMRKRRDTFLKNTQDGRSESATHSCAECSKTFLLKSNLSRHLVTHTGEKPYKCEECGAAFTRNTSLTRHQRVHSAPTRYECQTIHTKNRKIYLEGARPFESHRISDENPFTCDVCSRSFRQKFNLLEHMYIHSGQKPYECKVCNNTFRQRSALHTHRKVHSDVRE from the exons ATGtcccgaaaaatatttctaaatcGGACCCGAGCTAAAATTAATTCCGATTCTTTGGAGGAAGAG GTACAACAAAAGTTTATTGTGCAAGATGACGAAGTCTTCATAAATCGACTGACAGAATTGAATGCTTTATGGAGCGATCTACTTGAGCAGAAGAAGTCTATTTCTAAATTGAGAGAGCAGCTGCAATGCTCAGTAGGAAATCAATTAGGACTCGACGCAACGTTGGATGCAATAGAACAACAACTTCAGCAAGAG TTTGACAAAGTATACGCGACCCTCAAGCCaaagttttcgaaaaatgtcgaaattggACTGGCTGCAGCAGACAATACAACGGCAGTTAGCGGTTCACCGCACAAACGTGCACGGCAATGTGATGATGAAAGAAGCGATGAAGAAATTCTAAAAGTTTCGTCGGATAATGAACAGAAGCACGAACTACCAGTAGGATTACCACGAGCATCTGAACATGCGATGCAATTGCACAGTTCACCACCAAAGAAGCAG GTTCGGCTCGATCGGAAGGGAAAGAATAGCGCTAGTGAATCGAATGGTTCCGA ATCCGATGTTCACATCATTGAAGTGAATCAGCCAAACAATTCCAAGGAATCGACTGCCAAAGTTGCACTGGAATGTCAGCTGGCGGAAGAAACGTTTCCACAGCTAGCCAATTTTATGAAGCAATCGGGTGATACGTTGGAAAGGAGGAAGCGCCAG CCACTTTTCATGCGGAAAAGAAGAGATACCTTTCTTAAGAACACTCAGGATGGTCGTAGCG AATCGGCAACGCACTCCTGTGCAGAGTGTAGCAAAACATTCCTTCTAAAGAGTAACCTGTCCCGACATTTGGTAACGCACACTG GTGAAAAGCCATACAAGTGTGAAGAATGTGGTGCTGCTTTTACTCGAAATACCAGTTTAACGAGGCATCAAAGGGTCCATTCTG cTCCGACGCGATACGAATGTCAAACCATTCAtaccaaaaaccgaaaaatttatttagaagGTGCGAGGCCGTTCGAATCTCACAGAATTTCAGATGAGAATCCGTTTACGTGTGACGTCTGCAGTCGATCATTTCGGCAGAAGTTTAATTTATTGGAGCACATGTACATTCACAGCG GTCAAAAGCCGTATGAGTGCAAAGTGTGTAATAATACCTTTCGTCAACGGTCCGCGTTACACACGCACCGCAAAGTCCACAGTGACGTAAGGGAGTAG
- the LOC119079118 gene encoding uncharacterized protein LOC119079118 isoform X2, translated as MSCVLFKYYVAIVVTIFVRFPIEIGCCSMTTSAMIDLMHQNPNYESDPCYIKWKAAQDADLAQLWARQDDLQKRAHDYNRRRMENEAIERANRQDSYSQTFNVAQTKRKESSIWKILGGLIGGIVGLCCCIACVTAVCDSDDATTTTTTNVTQSAPLQAQLTTVVSSDPLGPMYNANFSNLTESSSQEDTHANVPLMMPKRQNSLPSYEDAVKMPTAPPIE; from the exons atgtCGTGTGTCTTATTTAAGTACTACGTTGCCATCGTTGTTACGATTTTTGTCCGTTTTCCCATTGAAATCGGATGCTGTTCGATGACCACAAGTGCCATGATCGATCTAATGCACCAAAACCCGAACTATGAATCAGACCCTTGCTACATAAAATGGAAAGCTGCTCAGGATGCAGATCTGGCTCAGTTGTGGGCACGACAAGACGATTTACAAAAGAGGGCGCACGATTACAATCGAAGGCGAATGGAGAATGAGGCAATAGAACGAGCAAATAGGCAAGACAGCTATTCTCAAACATTTAACGTGGCTCAAACCAAAAG GAAGGAATCATCCATTTGGAAAATACTGGGAGGTTTAATTGGTGGGATAGTGGGATTGTGTTGTTGTATAGCTTGTGTTACAGCCGTGTGTGACAGTGATGATGCAACGACGACTACAACCACCAATGTCACTCAAAGTG CACCGCTTCAAGCGCAATTAACGACAGTTGTATCGAGCGATCCATTGGGACCTATGTACAACGCCAATTTTAGTAATCTCACTGAATCGTCTTCGCAGGAAGACACTCATGCCAATGTACCACTTATGATGCCAAAGAGACAAAATTCGCTTCCAAGTTACGAGGATGCCGTAAAAATGCCAACAGCTCCGCCGATAGAATAA
- the LOC119079114 gene encoding uncharacterized protein LOC119079114 isoform X2 has product MTLHNNDIKYYIAIVTILFRLPIEIECCSLTTDYIVNLIYDKENYLQDPCYIEWKATQDAKLAGPQKPTVERALIEFDRWRIQEAIDGQLNLQKSYSSSSLTLPALVIKESAFPISLVLTIIVVIICCCVMCFVIRNEDDSTTDTAIEITQRDVVMSSESLNVLQPTSGVANDSLIHGGVPAIAIGNSNFNNVATSSSLQHSRVNLPPMAARQNSLPSYDEAVKMASPPPAQ; this is encoded by the exons ATGACATTACACAACAATGACATCAAGTATTACATTGCAATTGTTACCATTCTGTTTCGACTTCCGATTGAAATCGAGTGCTGCTCCCTGACCACAGATTACATCGTCAACCTTATATATGACAAGGAAAATTATCTTCAGGATCCATGCTACATTGAATGGAAAGCTACTCAGGATGCAAAACTGGCCGGCCCACAGAAACCGACAGTTGAAAGAGCACTGATTGAATTTGACCGATGGCGGATACAGGAAGCAATTGATGGTCAATTGAATCTACAGAAAAGTTATTCTTCATCGTCGCTTACCTTACCCGCGCTTGTAAT AAAGGAATCAGCTTTTCCAATATCACTTGTCTTGACTATTATCGTGGtaataatttgttgttgtgtaATGTGTTTTGTTATACGTAACGAAGACGATTCGACAACAGACACAGCGATCGAAATTACCCAAAGAGACGTTGTAATGTCAAGTG AATCTCTGAATGTGCTGCAACCAACGTCAGGGGTAGCTAACGATTCATTGATACACGGAGGCGTGCCTGCCATAGCTATTGGTAATAGCAACTTCAATAATGTTGCTACTTCGTCGTCGCTGCAACATTCTCGTGTCAATCTACCACCTATGGCAGCAAGACAAAATTCACTTCCAAGTTACGACGAAGCTGTAAAAATGGCTTCACCTCCTCCTGCACAATAA
- the LOC119079114 gene encoding uncharacterized protein LOC119079114 isoform X1, which yields MKMTLHNNDIKYYIAIVTILFRLPIEIECCSLTTDYIVNLIYDKENYLQDPCYIEWKATQDAKLAGPQKPTVERALIEFDRWRIQEAIDGQLNLQKSYSSSSLTLPALVIKESAFPISLVLTIIVVIICCCVMCFVIRNEDDSTTDTAIEITQRDVVMSSESLNVLQPTSGVANDSLIHGGVPAIAIGNSNFNNVATSSSLQHSRVNLPPMAARQNSLPSYDEAVKMASPPPAQ from the exons aT gAAAATGACATTACACAACAATGACATCAAGTATTACATTGCAATTGTTACCATTCTGTTTCGACTTCCGATTGAAATCGAGTGCTGCTCCCTGACCACAGATTACATCGTCAACCTTATATATGACAAGGAAAATTATCTTCAGGATCCATGCTACATTGAATGGAAAGCTACTCAGGATGCAAAACTGGCCGGCCCACAGAAACCGACAGTTGAAAGAGCACTGATTGAATTTGACCGATGGCGGATACAGGAAGCAATTGATGGTCAATTGAATCTACAGAAAAGTTATTCTTCATCGTCGCTTACCTTACCCGCGCTTGTAAT AAAGGAATCAGCTTTTCCAATATCACTTGTCTTGACTATTATCGTGGtaataatttgttgttgtgtaATGTGTTTTGTTATACGTAACGAAGACGATTCGACAACAGACACAGCGATCGAAATTACCCAAAGAGACGTTGTAATGTCAAGTG AATCTCTGAATGTGCTGCAACCAACGTCAGGGGTAGCTAACGATTCATTGATACACGGAGGCGTGCCTGCCATAGCTATTGGTAATAGCAACTTCAATAATGTTGCTACTTCGTCGTCGCTGCAACATTCTCGTGTCAATCTACCACCTATGGCAGCAAGACAAAATTCACTTCCAAGTTACGACGAAGCTGTAAAAATGGCTTCACCTCCTCCTGCACAATAA
- the LOC119079059 gene encoding probable cytochrome P450 9f2 yields the protein MLLLLLLLAVPLVFYALNKWSKNKRNYFEQRNVKYFSPSSLFGVFFNKFAPADFVQLLYQGFPDEPIYGISSFNAPQYLIREPELIKRIGVKDFDYFEDHNSFASDKHDRLWGNNLFFTKGAKWRNNRAMVSPAFTGSKMRQMFELVADSTEHVVEYFLKRVENGEKIDVEMKDFFSRTLLDSIASCAFGLKVDSFAKPENEFFLNSKIAVNLSTAKQFFKIVLMSNLPSVASAFGISLMDKEVESSFQNTVLDTMKIRKEKNIVRPDMINMMMELRKGTLNEPSDEVKDTEGFAAVQEIEVEKTTVNRTLNDDEITAQCFIFLAGGFEATSNVLMFASYELMTNPDLQQRLYEEIVEMNQQLGGKRINYDELQKMKYLDQVVSETLRKWPPASSVDRVCGRDYVLRVNDSLSVNIEKGSICLLPIYGIHYDPKYFPEPEKFDPERFSNENKRNIVSGSFIPFGTGPRNCIGSRFALMEVKAVLYYLLLKFSFEPNEKTEIPLQLKKVLTAMMPENGLHLELKPRKN from the exons ATGTTGTTactattgttgttgttggctGTACCTCTTGTTTTTTATGCTCTCAACAAATGgagcaaaaacaaaagaaattactTCGAACAACGCAACGTTAAGTATTTCAGTCCGTCGTCGTTGTTTGGagtattttttaataaatttgcgCCGGCTGATTTCGTTCAGTTGCTCTACCAAGGATTCCCAGATGAACC TATTTACGGAATATCTTCATTTAATGCACCCCAATATCTCATTCGAGAGCCCGAGCTGATTAAACGAATCGGAGTGAAGGATTTCGATTATTTTGAGGATCACAATTCGTTCGCCAGTGATAAGCACGATCGGCTGTGGGGTAACAATTTG TTCTTTACTAAAGGGGCAAAATGGCGTAACAATCGGGCCATGGTCAGTCCAGCCTTTACTGGCAGTAAAATGAGACAGATGTTCGAACTGGTGGCTGATTCCACGGAGCATGTTGTAGAATACTTCTTGAAGAGAGTTGAAAATGGCGAAAAAATCGATGTAGAAATGAAGGATTTCTTCTCGCGTACACTACTTGATTCGATTGCCAGTTGCGCATTCGGATTGAAAGTGGATTCGTTCGCGAAAccggaaaatgaattttttcttaaCAGCAAAATTGCCGTTAATTTGTCCACTGcaaagcaatttttcaaaattgtgcTCATGAGTAATCTACCGTCGGTGGCTAGTGCGTTTGGCATTTCGCTAATGGATAAAGAAGTAGAAAGTTCCTTTCAAAACACTGTTCTGgatacaatgaaaattcggaaagagaaaaatatcgTCCGACCGGACATGATAAATATGATGATGGAGTTGCGTAAAGGCACATTGAATGAGCCATCAGATGAAGTCAAAGACACTGAAGGCTTTGCCGCAGTACAAGAGATCGAAGTCGAAAAAACGACCGTCAATCGCACATTAAACGACGACGAGATCACCGCTCAGTGTTTTATCTTTCTAGCGGGTGGATTTGAAGCTACATCAAATGTCTTGATGTTCGCATCGTATGAACTAATGACGAATCCAGATCTACAACAGAgattgtatgaagaaattgtcGAAATGAATCAGCAGCTCGGTGGTAAGCGTATCAATTATGATGaacttcaaaaaatgaaatatttggaTCAGGTCGTATCCGAGACACTACGAAAGTGGCCACCAGCGAGTTCCGTCGACCGGGTTTGTGGTAGAGATTATGTGCTTCGTGTGAACGATAGCTTGTCCGTAAATATCGAAAAGGGTTCAATTTGCCTCTTACCGATCTACGGAATTCATTATGATCCGAAATACTTCCCCGAACCGGAAAAATTCGATCCGGAGAGATTTAGCAATGAAAATAAACGGAACATTGTGTCTGGCAGCTTCATACCGTTTGGTACCGGTCCGCGCAACTGTATCG gctctcgcttcgctctgatGGAAGTCAAAGCAGTTTTGTATTATTTACTGCTAAAGTTCTCATTCGAACCGAATGAAAAAACGGAAATTCCACTGCAACTGAAAAAAGTGTTGACAGCAATGATGCCCGAAAATGGTTTACATTTGGAGCTGAAGCCAcgtaaaaattga
- the LOC119079118 gene encoding uncharacterized protein LOC119079118 isoform X1, with protein sequence MSCVLFKYYVAIVVTIFVRFPIEIGCCSMTTSAMIDLMHQNPNYESDPCYIKWKAAQDADLAQLWARQDDLQKRAHDYNRRRMENEAIERANRQDSYSQTFNVAQTKRKESSIWKILGGLIGGIVGLCCCIACVTAVCDSDDATTTTTTNVTQSAAPLQAQLTTVVSSDPLGPMYNANFSNLTESSSQEDTHANVPLMMPKRQNSLPSYEDAVKMPTAPPIE encoded by the exons atgtCGTGTGTCTTATTTAAGTACTACGTTGCCATCGTTGTTACGATTTTTGTCCGTTTTCCCATTGAAATCGGATGCTGTTCGATGACCACAAGTGCCATGATCGATCTAATGCACCAAAACCCGAACTATGAATCAGACCCTTGCTACATAAAATGGAAAGCTGCTCAGGATGCAGATCTGGCTCAGTTGTGGGCACGACAAGACGATTTACAAAAGAGGGCGCACGATTACAATCGAAGGCGAATGGAGAATGAGGCAATAGAACGAGCAAATAGGCAAGACAGCTATTCTCAAACATTTAACGTGGCTCAAACCAAAAG GAAGGAATCATCCATTTGGAAAATACTGGGAGGTTTAATTGGTGGGATAGTGGGATTGTGTTGTTGTATAGCTTGTGTTACAGCCGTGTGTGACAGTGATGATGCAACGACGACTACAACCACCAATGTCACTCAAAGTG CAGCACCGCTTCAAGCGCAATTAACGACAGTTGTATCGAGCGATCCATTGGGACCTATGTACAACGCCAATTTTAGTAATCTCACTGAATCGTCTTCGCAGGAAGACACTCATGCCAATGTACCACTTATGATGCCAAAGAGACAAAATTCGCTTCCAAGTTACGAGGATGCCGTAAAAATGCCAACAGCTCCGCCGATAGAATAA